GAGATAGTTATAAGGCTGAAAACTATTACTGCTGCTGACAATACAAATGCATTTATTCCCGATACACCTGCGCCAAATCCCGTACCAATACAATTGGATGCCAGTGCTATTCCCAAAAGTATGGATTCTTTAAGTGATATGTCTCCGGAATAGTCTCTATCGGCAATACCCGGGTCATCCATTACGGCCTTTATATCGTCTATGTACTGAATACTGTTACCATGAACCTTTTTGGATTTCCTTCTGCTATTCATATATCCAATAATTGTAAATAAGCCCATTGTAATCACTATAGAACCGCCAATGGTTTTTCCAAGGTGGTCGGAAATATAGTTTGTAAGTACGTTTCCAAGAAGACTGGACAATAAGGTTGCTATACCCGAAAATAAAGCGATTGAAATATTCGACTTAAACGGTACATTTATCTTTCTTGCTCCATATGCCAGACCGATTGCCATATTGTCTAAATTCGGTGCCAGGCACAGTAAAAAAATTGATAGAATAACCCCCACGGTCTTTTCACCTCAGGATAGTATATTTTCATTTACACAGAATAGTGCATGTCTCAAAAACGTATTACTATTTGTAAATTTTATACTTTTAAGTATTTTTATGTTTTTTATGTTAAAACATATTGACAATTTTTAATTATGGATGTAATCTTATATTAAATTTAATATCTGCCCTTAAACCGTTGATGTGGAGATAACGGTGATACGTGCACTTACAGAGAGCAAGGGAAGCTGAGAGCCTTGCAGAACGCAGTACATCAAATGGACCACTGAGGGCGTAGTCAAATGGAATTTTTCTTTCCAGAGTATTCTACGACGTAACACATGCGTTATTTGTGAGAAATATGTTTGTATTTCGTAAGTGTGTAAGATTTATTTGCTTACAAAACAAGGTGGCACCGCGGGTGAATTTTAGTACACTCGTCCTTGACTATTTCAGTCAAAGGGCGGGTGTTTTTAGTTTATCAAGAAAATAAATCTTGTACGAAAAAGGAGTGGTATTATGTACAAACCAAGCTTGGAGGAAGCAAAACAACTGTCAGCAGGATATACAATTATCCCTGTTAGCTGCGAAATCTTCTCAGATATTAAAACACCAATTGCAGTACTCCAAAGCCTCAGGGCAGTAAGTAGCCGTTATTATCTTCTGGAAAGCGTTGAAAACGGTGAAAAATGGGGTCGGTACTCATTTCTGGGCTTTGATCCCGTAATTGAACTTTCCTGCAAAGACGGAAACCTTGAAATCAAGGGCGAATGTTCAAAAA
This region of Clostridium sp. BNL1100 genomic DNA includes:
- the ytaF gene encoding sporulation membrane protein YtaF — translated: MGVILSIFLLCLAPNLDNMAIGLAYGARKINVPFKSNISIALFSGIATLLSSLLGNVLTNYISDHLGKTIGGSIVITMGLFTIIGYMNSRRKSKKVHGNSIQYIDDIKAVMDDPGIADRDYSGDISLKESILLGIALASNCIGTGFGAGVSGINAFVLSAAVIVFSLITISVGAIIGRRYASKFLGEKATVISGMLLLVIGLYQIIA